A single region of the Epinephelus moara isolate mb chromosome 14, YSFRI_EMoa_1.0, whole genome shotgun sequence genome encodes:
- the gskip gene encoding GSK3-beta interaction protein: protein MEIDCQPEEAIVSSFDEDCVVLGDVKDMRLEAEAVVNDVLFAVAEMHVSQSLSSASDVAYINVETREGNRYCLELTEAGLRVVGYAFDQVDEDLSTQYHETVYSLLDTLSPGYREAFGNALLQRLERLKQNGQ from the exons ATGGAGATAGACTGCCAGCCTGAGGAAGCCATCGTTTCTTCATTTGATGAGGACTGTGTTGTGCTCGGTGACGTCAAGGACATGAGATTGGAGGCAGAAGCAGTGGTCAATGACGTACTATTTGCCGTTGCCGAAATGCACGTGTCACAAAGTCTCAGCAGCGCGTCGGATGTGGCCTACATCAACGTGGAAACAAGAGAGGGGAACCGGTACTGTCTGGAGCTCACAGAGGCAGGACTGAGG GTGGTGGGCTATGCCTTCGATCAAGTGGATGAGGATTTGAGCACCCAGTATCATGAGACTGTTTACTCGCTTCTGGACACACTGAGTCCAGGTTACAGAGAAGCCTTCGGGAACGCTTTGCTCCAGCGGCTGGAGAGGCTGAAGCAAAACGGACAATAA
- the LOC126400396 gene encoding NPC intracellular cholesterol transporter 2-like, whose translation MDVRTGFIVLLCLMGFTCANPVKFLDCGSSSGKVALVDINPCPSQPCQLRKGQSYSVNVTFNSAVESQTSTAVVHGIIAGVPIPFPIPIEDGCKSGIQCPIQKQQKYNYMTALPVKTEYPAIKLVVEWELRDDHKQDLFCIRFPVQIVS comes from the exons ATGGATGTACGGACTGGGTTCATCGTGTTGTTGTGCCTAATGGGATTCACCTGCGCCAACCCGGTGAAATTCCTTGACTGCG GCTCCTCTTCTGGCAAAGTGGCCTTAGTGGACATTAACCCATGTCCCAGTCAGCCATGCCAGCTACGCAAAGGACAGTCCTACAGTGTCAATGTGACATTCAACAGTG CTGTGGAGAGCCAGACGAGCACAGCAGTGGTTCACGGTATTATCGCTGGAGTACCCATCCCGTTCCCCATTCCCATAGAAGATGGCTGCAAGTCTGGAATCCAGTGTCCCATCCAGAAGCAGCAGAAGTATAACTACATGACTGCGCTTCCTGTGAAGACTGAGTATCCTGCA ATAAAGCTGGTTGTGGAGTGGGAACTGAGAGACGACCACAAACAAGATCTGTTCTGCATCAGGTTCCCAGTTCAGATTGTGAGCTAA
- the isca2 gene encoding iron-sulfur cluster assembly 2 homolog, mitochondrial yields MRSASRHPLGGVIYQRLLWKMSFVRGAMISASKAKVLSLARASALLTNPNVTQQLHRLPPNPYPALYTAGLQRFSSASSQEKLAVSDQPEDKVSLTESCVKRLGEIMEKGEYLRIHVEGGGCSGFQYKFSVDSNRNEDDRVFEQGGVGIIVDQDSLEFVKGATVDFSQELIRATFLVLKNPQADHGCSCGSSFSVKL; encoded by the exons ATGCGGTCTGCGTCTCGTCATCCGTTGGGGGGTGTAATTTACCAACGTTTGTTATGGAAGATGTCATTCGTGAGAGGAGCTATGATATCTGCGTCAAAGGCAAAAGTATTGAGCCTTGCTAG GGCATCTGCTCTTCTGACTAACCCCAATGTGACCCAGCAGTTACACCGACTTCCCCCAAACCCCTATCCAGCCCTTTACACAGCGGGGCTTCAGCGCTTTAGCAGTGCCTCATCCCAGGAGAAGCTAGCTGTGTCAGACCAACCCGAAGATAAAGTGAGCCTCACTGAGTCATGTGTGAAG AGACTAGGGGAAATCATGGAAAAGGGCGAGTATCTACGAATACATGTGGAGGGCGGAGGCTGCTCTGGGTTCCAGTACAAGTTTTCTGTTGATAGTAACAGAAATGAAGATGACAG AGTGTTTGAGCAGGGAGGAGTGGGCATTATTGTGGATCAGGACAGCCTGGAGTTTGTGAAAGGAGCCACAGTGGACTTCAGCCAGGAGCTGATCCGCGCCACCTTCCTCGTGCTCAAGAACCCTCAAGCTGATCACggctgctcctgtggcagctcctTCTCTGTCAAATTATGA